The sequence GCGGGAGTGCGAACTCGAGCACGGATGGTTTTGCCGCTTCTGCGAATACTACTACTTCTTTTAGCGAGCCTAGTTTAGGAGAATCTAAACATGGAGCTGCCGGAGTTTGTATTTTACCTTCTTCCCAAGATCCTTTTCCCGCGGATGGGGTTTATTTTGCGGTTGTAGGAGGTTCAACAGGCTCCGGAAATGTGTTCCAACCTGCGACTTCTATTATTCCCACGAATAGAACCGAATTTTATCAGTTGGGTTCTGGGTCTTTTTCTTTAGGTCCGAGTCTTCCTGCTTCTTTATATTTTCCTGCAGTCCAAACTTCTTACGAGACTCGTAAAATTTTCTCTTTTGGAGGAGCTTCTTCCATTAATATTCCTGAAAATACCGTGTATTCTTTGGATTCAGGAAATCCTTTGGGTTCTGCTTGGACAACTCATTCTTTATCTATGCCAAGAAGAAGATATGCTCATAAAGCGGTTCGGATCGACAGATGAAAATACCGTTTTGGAAATCTGTAATTTTTAGAATAGTAGCCTTCTCTATTCTACTTATCTTTCCTTTATTTTTATTATCAGAAGAAGCTAGCGTAGAAAATAGTTGGATCCAAGAAGGAAACATTTTATTAGAGTCCAAACAATTCGAAGAAGCTTTACTATTAGCGAATTCTATTTTAGGATCGGACCCTTCCAATTCTAAGGCCGAATTTATCTTAACACAAGCCTGGATCGGGATCGGCAAAGAAGAAAAGAAAAATGGAAATTTCAAGAAAGCAAAAGAATATTTAGAAAAAGCGTATAGTAAATGGCCTTTGAATGAAAGTATTCGAAAGGAACTTGCAGAGTTAGAAAATAATCCACATCATTATAATAAATTGCCCGTACAATACAGGGTCAATTCGATCGCCCAAAGCCTATCCAACAAGAATACGGAAGATCTAATATCGAGTGTCAACCTTCTGCGAATAGAAATAGAAAAATTAAAAATGGAATTGGAAACGGAAAGAATGGAACGCGAAAATAGAAATCGTTTTAACTGGACTTATCTACTTTTAAGCATACAAATTGCGGTTTTATTTGTAATATTTACTAAAATTAGAAAAGTATAATTCTATATTTGTAAATATTCGAGG is a genomic window of Leptospira dzoumogneensis containing:
- a CDS encoding tetratricopeptide repeat protein, which produces MKIPFWKSVIFRIVAFSILLIFPLFLLSEEASVENSWIQEGNILLESKQFEEALLLANSILGSDPSNSKAEFILTQAWIGIGKEEKKNGNFKKAKEYLEKAYSKWPLNESIRKELAELENNPHHYNKLPVQYRVNSIAQSLSNKNTEDLISSVNLLRIEIEKLKMELETERMERENRNRFNWTYLLLSIQIAVLFVIFTKIRKV